A window of the Streptomyces sp. JB150 genome harbors these coding sequences:
- a CDS encoding alpha/beta hydrolase, whose amino-acid sequence MDKETISRDGTPLAYQRTGEGPALVLISGAMSTGHTMAPLAAVLGERFDVVVYDRRGRGASGDTAPYAVAREVEDLAALIETVGGEASLYGMSSGGALALEAAASGLPVERVAVYEPPYVDFAAGGARDRARYTERLTRALAEGRRGDAVELFLRLTGMAPEMIAGARRSPMWAEMEAIAPSLAYDDAVMGDGLLPRERLAALSVPVLAVAGAESPAWAREAVRAVAEAAPRGIHRTLEGQTHMVDPQVLGPVLAEFFSAG is encoded by the coding sequence ATGGACAAGGAGACCATCTCGCGCGACGGCACGCCCCTCGCGTACCAGCGCACCGGTGAGGGCCCCGCGCTCGTCCTGATCAGCGGGGCCATGTCGACGGGGCACACGATGGCGCCGCTGGCCGCCGTCCTCGGCGAGCGCTTCGACGTCGTCGTGTACGACCGCCGGGGCCGCGGCGCCAGCGGCGACACGGCGCCGTACGCGGTGGCCCGCGAGGTCGAGGACCTGGCGGCGCTGATCGAGACGGTGGGCGGCGAGGCGTCGCTGTACGGCATGTCGTCGGGCGGTGCGCTGGCCCTGGAGGCGGCGGCGAGCGGCCTGCCGGTGGAGCGGGTCGCGGTGTACGAGCCGCCGTACGTGGACTTCGCCGCCGGCGGGGCGCGGGACCGGGCCCGCTACACCGAGCGGCTGACCCGCGCGCTGGCGGAGGGGCGGCGCGGGGACGCCGTCGAGCTGTTCCTGCGCCTGACGGGCATGGCCCCGGAGATGATCGCGGGCGCGCGGCGCTCCCCCATGTGGGCCGAGATGGAGGCGATCGCCCCCAGCCTCGCCTACGACGACGCCGTGATGGGCGACGGACTCCTCCCCCGGGAACGGCTCGCCGCCCTGTCGGTGCCCGTCCTCGCCGTGGCGGGCGCGGAGAGCCCCGCCTGGGCCCGCGAGGCGGTGCGCGCGGTCGCGGAGGCGGCGCCCCGGGGCATCCACCGCACGCTGGAGGGCCAGACGCACATGGTGGACCCGCAGGTGCTGGGGCCGGTGCTGGCGGAGTTCTTCTCGGCGGGGTGA
- a CDS encoding DUF427 domain-containing protein produces the protein MAHGHTITVERGTQHVRVVHGGQVLAESERPLVLRETGCPVRYYLPAEDVRLDLLTPSDTHTHCPFKGTASYWSLPDAPDLVWSYPDPRPDVAAIKGHLCFYDVEVL, from the coding sequence ATGGCCCATGGACACACGATCACCGTCGAGCGGGGCACCCAGCACGTGCGCGTGGTGCACGGCGGGCAGGTGCTGGCCGAGAGCGAGCGGCCCCTGGTGCTGCGCGAGACCGGCTGCCCGGTGCGCTACTACCTCCCCGCCGAGGACGTCCGGCTCGACCTGCTGACCCCGTCCGACACGCACACCCACTGCCCCTTCAAGGGCACCGCGTCGTACTGGTCGCTGCCGGACGCGCCGGACCTCGTCTGGTCCTACCCGGACCCCAGGCCGGACGTCGCCGCGATCAAGGGGCACTTGTGTTTCTACGACGTCGAAGTGTTGTGA
- a CDS encoding YafY family protein — MKSDRLLSILLLLQTRGRVTATELAERLEVSVRTIYRDIESLSAAGVPVYAERGRHGGIELLAGFRTDVTGLTADESRALFVLAAQGAHAALGLDAALGSALRKVMAALPAPHRPAADVISRRVLVDATRWKGGPGPAADLDVLRDAVFADRRLRLRYRHGGTGTPRTYTVDPYGLVAKAGVWYLVADRRGRPRLFRADRVRSAQVLDDPVRRRAGVGLTDLWEELRRRVEERPGGLEVTARVRRDRLGLFLRITAPWLVERPEDPESKEECEDPENQGRSEDGDWVTVRLAFGVLGETRVLLQFADRVEVVSPPEVRAEIARAAAAVTALYGD, encoded by the coding sequence GTGAAGTCGGACCGCCTCCTCTCCATCCTCCTCCTGCTGCAGACCCGCGGCCGCGTCACCGCCACCGAACTCGCCGAACGGCTCGAAGTCTCCGTCCGCACCATCTACCGGGACATCGAGTCCCTGTCCGCCGCCGGCGTCCCGGTCTACGCCGAACGCGGCCGCCACGGCGGCATCGAACTGCTCGCCGGCTTCCGCACCGACGTCACCGGACTCACCGCGGACGAGTCCCGCGCCCTGTTCGTCCTCGCCGCACAGGGCGCCCACGCGGCCCTCGGCCTGGACGCCGCCCTCGGCTCCGCCCTGCGCAAGGTGATGGCCGCCCTGCCCGCCCCGCACCGCCCGGCCGCCGACGTCATCTCCCGCCGCGTCCTCGTCGACGCCACCCGCTGGAAGGGCGGCCCGGGCCCCGCCGCCGATCTCGACGTGCTGCGGGACGCGGTCTTCGCCGACCGCCGGCTGCGGCTGCGCTACCGGCACGGCGGCACCGGTACGCCGCGCACCTACACCGTCGACCCGTACGGCCTGGTCGCCAAGGCGGGCGTCTGGTACCTCGTCGCCGACCGGCGGGGACGGCCGCGGCTGTTCCGCGCCGACCGGGTGCGGTCCGCGCAGGTTCTCGACGACCCGGTCCGGCGTCGCGCGGGCGTCGGACTGACCGACCTGTGGGAAGAGTTGCGCCGGCGGGTCGAGGAGCGGCCGGGCGGCCTGGAGGTCACCGCCAGGGTCCGCCGCGACCGCCTCGGCCTCTTCCTGCGCATCACCGCGCCCTGGCTCGTCGAGCGACCCGAGGACCCCGAGAGCAAGGAGGAATGCGAGGACCCCGAGAACCAGGGGCGATCCGAGGACGGCGACTGGGTCACCGTACGGCTGGCGTTCGGCGTCCTCGGCGAGACCCGCGTGCTGCTCCAGTTCGCCGACCGGGTGGAGGTCGTGTCACCGCCCGAGGTGCGCGCGGAAATCGCGCGGGCGGCGGCGGCCGTGACCGCGCTGTACGGGGACTGA
- the mnmA gene encoding tRNA 2-thiouridine(34) synthase MnmA, which yields MTDTPQRSRPLRVLAAMSGGVDSAVAAARAAEAGHDVTGVHLALSANPQSFRTGARGCCTIEDSRDARRAADVIGIPFYVWDLADRFREDVVEDFVAEYEAGRTPNPCLRCNEKIKFAALLDKALALGFDAVCTGHYAKVIVREDGTRELHRASDMAKDQSYVLGVLDDRQLAHAMFPLGDTVTTKEEIRAEAERRGLAVAKKPDSHDICFIADGDTQGFLAKRLGRSEGDIVDEAGNKLGTHEGAYGFTIGQRKGLRIGTPAPDGKPRYVLDISPVNNTVTVGPAEALDVTALTAIKPRWCGAAPAGPGTYTAQLRAHGGETPVTAELVDGELRVEFTEPVRGVAPGQAIVLYDGTRVVGSATIASTVRATTAAGAA from the coding sequence ATGACTGACACCCCGCAGCGCTCCCGCCCGCTCCGCGTCCTCGCCGCCATGTCCGGCGGTGTCGACTCCGCCGTCGCCGCCGCCCGCGCGGCCGAGGCCGGCCACGACGTGACCGGCGTCCACCTGGCGCTCTCCGCGAACCCCCAGTCGTTCCGTACCGGCGCGCGGGGCTGTTGCACCATCGAGGACTCCCGGGACGCCCGCCGCGCGGCGGACGTCATCGGCATCCCGTTCTACGTCTGGGACCTCGCCGACCGCTTCCGCGAGGACGTCGTCGAGGACTTCGTCGCCGAGTACGAGGCCGGCCGCACCCCGAATCCGTGCCTGCGCTGCAACGAGAAGATCAAGTTCGCCGCGCTCCTCGACAAGGCGCTCGCCCTCGGTTTCGACGCGGTCTGCACCGGCCACTACGCCAAGGTGATCGTCCGCGAGGACGGCACCCGCGAGCTGCACCGCGCCTCCGACATGGCCAAGGACCAGTCGTACGTCCTCGGCGTCCTCGACGACAGGCAGCTCGCCCACGCGATGTTCCCGCTCGGCGACACGGTCACCACGAAGGAGGAGATCCGCGCGGAGGCCGAGCGGCGCGGGCTGGCGGTCGCCAAGAAGCCCGACTCGCACGACATCTGCTTCATCGCCGACGGCGACACCCAGGGCTTCCTGGCGAAGCGCCTGGGCAGGTCCGAGGGCGACATCGTCGACGAGGCCGGCAACAAGCTCGGCACCCACGAGGGCGCCTACGGCTTCACCATCGGCCAGCGCAAGGGCCTGCGGATCGGCACGCCCGCCCCCGACGGCAAGCCGCGCTACGTCCTCGACATCTCGCCCGTGAACAACACCGTCACGGTCGGCCCCGCGGAGGCCCTGGACGTCACCGCCCTCACCGCGATCAAGCCCCGCTGGTGCGGCGCCGCCCCCGCCGGCCCCGGCACCTACACCGCCCAGCTGCGCGCCCACGGCGGCGAGACGCCGGTCACCGCGGAGCTCGTCGACGGCGAACTGCGCGTCGAGTTCACCGAGCCGGTCCGCGGCGTCGCCCCCGGCCAGGCGATCGTCCTGTACGACGGCACCCGCGTGGTGGGCTCGGCGACCATCGCGTCGACGGTACGGGCGACGACGGCGGCCGGAGCGGCCTGA
- a CDS encoding thioesterase family protein: MAQASQATIGDSEFDRDTAVTRRADGVYDIDLSAGWTIISAVNGGYLLAVLGRALADALPHPDPFTISAHYLTASQPGPAVVRTDVVRTGRTLSTGQASLFQYDEQGDEVERIRVLASYGDLDTLPDDVRTTAKPPAIPPIEQCFGPDDAPAPVPGSSAITDRLMLKLDPATLGWALGAPSGKGEMRAWFGLKDGRDADPLSLLLAVDALPPTAFELGLSGWVPTVELTVHVRCRPAPGPLRVSITTRNLAGGFLEEDAEVWDSADRLVAQSRQLARVRL, encoded by the coding sequence ATGGCTCAGGCATCCCAGGCGACGATCGGTGACAGCGAGTTCGACCGCGACACGGCCGTCACCCGCCGCGCGGACGGCGTCTACGACATCGACCTCTCCGCCGGCTGGACCATCATCAGCGCCGTCAACGGCGGCTATCTGCTGGCCGTCCTGGGCCGCGCGCTCGCCGACGCCCTGCCGCACCCGGACCCGTTCACCATCTCCGCGCACTACCTGACCGCCTCCCAGCCGGGCCCCGCGGTCGTCCGCACCGACGTGGTCCGCACCGGCCGCACCCTCTCCACCGGCCAGGCCTCCCTCTTCCAGTACGACGAGCAGGGCGACGAGGTCGAGCGGATCCGCGTCCTCGCCTCCTACGGCGACCTGGACACCCTCCCCGACGACGTCCGTACGACGGCGAAGCCGCCCGCGATCCCGCCGATCGAGCAGTGCTTCGGCCCCGACGACGCGCCCGCCCCCGTGCCCGGCAGCTCCGCCATCACCGACCGGCTGATGCTCAAGCTGGACCCCGCCACCCTCGGCTGGGCGCTCGGCGCGCCCTCCGGCAAGGGCGAGATGCGGGCCTGGTTCGGCCTCAAGGACGGGCGCGACGCCGACCCGCTCTCCCTGCTGCTCGCGGTGGACGCGCTGCCGCCCACCGCCTTCGAACTGGGCCTCTCCGGCTGGGTGCCCACGGTCGAACTCACCGTCCACGTCCGCTGCCGCCCGGCTCCGGGACCGCTGCGCGTCTCCATCACCACCCGCAATCTCGCGGGCGGCTTCCTGGAGGAGGACGCGGAGGTCTGGGACAGCGCCGACCGCCTGGTGGCCCAGTCCCGCCAACTGGCGAGGGTCCGGCTGTAG
- a CDS encoding TIGR00730 family Rossman fold protein has product MNICVFLSAADLDDRYTRPAREFAKLLGKGGHTLVWGGSDVGLMKVVADGVQEAGGRLVGVSVDFLAAKARPGADEMVIARDLAERKRLLLEKSDAVVIMVGGTGTLDEATEILELKKHGRTDKPVVLLNTAGFYDGLKEQFRRMEDEGFLPRPLTDLVFFAEEPVGALAYLEESQGVA; this is encoded by the coding sequence ATGAACATCTGCGTCTTCCTCTCCGCAGCCGACCTCGACGACCGCTACACGCGCCCCGCGCGGGAGTTCGCGAAGCTGCTCGGCAAGGGCGGGCACACGCTCGTCTGGGGCGGCTCCGACGTCGGCCTGATGAAAGTCGTCGCGGACGGCGTGCAGGAGGCGGGCGGCCGGCTCGTCGGGGTCTCCGTCGACTTCCTGGCCGCGAAGGCGCGTCCCGGCGCCGACGAGATGGTGATCGCGCGGGACCTCGCCGAGCGCAAGCGGCTGCTGCTGGAGAAGTCGGACGCCGTGGTGATCATGGTGGGCGGGACCGGCACGCTGGACGAGGCCACCGAGATTTTGGAGCTGAAGAAGCACGGCAGGACCGACAAGCCGGTCGTGCTGCTGAACACCGCGGGCTTCTACGACGGCCTGAAGGAGCAGTTCCGGCGGATGGAGGACGAGGGCTTCCTGCCCCGCCCGCTGACCGACCTGGTGTTCTTCGCCGAGGAGCCGGTCGGGGCGCTGGCGTACCTGGAGGAGAGCCAGGGCGTGGCCTGA
- a CDS encoding N-acetylmuramoyl-L-alanine amidase has product MEQTRDGSRRRIGRRSLIVGGAAAVLGTGAVLARDELSRLWWQVPGVRKPREEGAVDYRGARWVAASSANFRWADRPDDYAIDMVIVHVTQGSFDSAVKVFQDPGHGAASHYIVGQDGRIAQMIRELDVAYHAGNREYNERSIGIEHAGFVDRPQDLTDAMYAASARLTAGICRRYGIPVDREHIIGHVEVPGTDHTDPGPHWDWERYLRLVRQAVSAAASPGPA; this is encoded by the coding sequence ATGGAGCAGACGAGGGACGGCTCACGCCGGCGGATCGGGCGCCGCTCGCTGATCGTGGGCGGCGCGGCGGCCGTGCTCGGCACCGGGGCGGTGCTGGCGCGCGACGAGCTGTCGCGGCTGTGGTGGCAGGTGCCGGGCGTGCGCAAGCCCCGCGAGGAGGGCGCGGTCGACTACCGGGGCGCACGGTGGGTGGCGGCCTCCTCGGCCAACTTCCGGTGGGCGGACCGGCCCGACGACTACGCGATAGACATGGTGATCGTCCATGTCACGCAGGGCAGCTTCGACAGCGCGGTGAAGGTCTTCCAGGACCCCGGTCACGGCGCGGCGTCGCACTACATCGTGGGGCAGGACGGCCGGATCGCGCAGATGATCCGCGAGCTGGACGTGGCGTACCACGCGGGCAACCGGGAGTACAACGAGCGCAGCATCGGCATCGAGCACGCGGGCTTCGTCGACCGCCCGCAGGACCTCACGGACGCGATGTACGCCGCGTCGGCCCGGCTGACGGCGGGAATCTGCCGGCGGTACGGCATCCCGGTGGACCGGGAGCACATCATCGGGCACGTGGAGGTGCCGGGCACGGACCACACCGATCCGGGGCCGCACTGGGACTGGGAGCGGTATCTGAGGCTGGTGCGGCAGGCGGTGTCCGCGGCGGCGTCACCCGGACCGGCCTAG
- a CDS encoding methionine synthase, whose amino-acid sequence MSENSQFSFGAATGVGSLPGGDAREAAKTVTGSFEDFPFLAELPARGPGADMIGRTAGMLVELYARVEPSGWRIGDRPGRDTRRARSWLIEDLDALEEFTQGYEGPLKVQAVGPWTLAAALELRNGEAALSDLGACRDLAASLAEGLRLHLAEVRRRVPGASLVLQLDEPSLTAVLRGRVRTASGYRTHRAVDRQLVEATLREVTGVHDGGPVVVHSCAPDVPFALLRRAGAAAVSFDFSLLTERDDEAIGEAVEGGTRLFAGVVPSTDGRLSDPAGSVMGVRTLWRRLGLSPALLAEAVTITPTCGLAGASPEYARRALAHCVRAARSLADNPE is encoded by the coding sequence GTGAGCGAAAACAGCCAGTTCAGCTTCGGTGCCGCCACCGGCGTCGGGTCCCTGCCCGGCGGCGACGCCCGGGAGGCCGCCAAAACCGTCACCGGGTCCTTCGAGGACTTTCCCTTCCTGGCCGAACTGCCCGCCCGCGGCCCCGGCGCGGACATGATCGGCCGCACCGCCGGGATGCTCGTCGAGCTGTACGCGCGCGTGGAGCCCAGCGGCTGGCGGATCGGCGACCGGCCGGGACGGGACACCCGGCGGGCCCGCTCCTGGCTCATCGAGGACCTGGACGCCCTGGAGGAGTTCACCCAGGGGTACGAGGGCCCGCTGAAGGTGCAGGCCGTCGGCCCCTGGACGCTCGCCGCCGCGCTGGAGCTGAGGAACGGCGAGGCCGCCCTCTCCGACCTCGGCGCCTGCCGTGACCTCGCCGCCTCGCTCGCCGAGGGCCTGCGCCTGCACCTGGCCGAGGTCCGCCGCCGCGTCCCCGGCGCCAGCCTCGTCCTCCAGCTCGACGAGCCGTCCCTCACCGCCGTCCTGCGCGGCCGGGTGAGGACCGCCAGCGGCTACCGCACCCACCGCGCCGTGGACCGCCAGCTCGTCGAGGCCACCCTGCGCGAGGTGACCGGCGTGCACGACGGCGGCCCGGTCGTCGTCCACTCCTGCGCCCCGGACGTGCCGTTCGCCCTGCTGCGCCGGGCCGGCGCGGCGGCCGTCTCGTTCGACTTCTCGCTGCTCACCGAGCGTGACGACGAGGCGATCGGCGAGGCGGTGGAGGGCGGCACCCGGCTCTTCGCCGGTGTCGTCCCGAGCACGGACGGCCGATTGTCAGACCCTGCCGGTAGCGTCATGGGTGTCAGGACGCTGTGGCGCAGACTGGGGCTGTCACCAGCGCTTCTCGCGGAGGCGGTCACGATCACGCCGACGTGCGGACTCGCCGGTGCTTCCCCTGAGTACGCGCGCCGGGCCCTCGCCCACTGCGTCCGGGCGGCGAGATCCCTCGCGGACAACCCTGAGTAA
- a CDS encoding DUF4190 domain-containing protein — MHLTAPATRRTGIRDTDGMAVASFVLGLLGLLVFNIFLGPVAITLAGIALWRGTRRRGRALLGLGLGVADLVVLLAFVQADNTVSWSF, encoded by the coding sequence ATGCATCTCACCGCACCGGCAACCCGTCGCACCGGCATCCGCGACACCGACGGCATGGCCGTCGCGTCCTTCGTCCTCGGACTGCTCGGACTGCTCGTCTTCAACATCTTCCTGGGGCCCGTCGCCATCACCTTGGCGGGGATCGCCCTGTGGCGCGGCACGCGGCGCCGCGGCCGCGCCCTGCTCGGCCTCGGGCTGGGCGTCGCCGACCTGGTGGTGCTGCTCGCCTTCGTGCAGGCCGACAACACCGTCTCGTGGAGCTTCTGA
- a CDS encoding TetR family transcriptional regulator, translated as MSHTLGIRQAQKQKTRQALLDAALRLLEEQSLSSLGLREVTRAVGVAPTAFYRHFRSTADLGVTLVEEALGSLHPMIRTTVSAVDDHDERATRAVELIARHVDAYPAHVRFIARERHGGVQPVREAIREQLARFTEEVRTELAKDRESEGWSDDDLLMLAGLYVDQMLVTASQFLETLDAPEEERRRVTRLAIRRLRLIGLGRAHWRDGTAP; from the coding sequence ATGAGTCACACCCTCGGTATCCGGCAGGCCCAGAAGCAGAAGACCCGGCAGGCGCTCCTCGACGCGGCGTTGCGGCTGCTGGAGGAGCAGAGCCTGAGCAGCCTGGGCCTGCGTGAGGTCACCCGCGCCGTCGGTGTCGCCCCGACCGCCTTCTACCGGCACTTCCGCTCCACGGCGGACCTCGGCGTGACCCTGGTCGAGGAGGCGCTGGGCAGCCTGCACCCGATGATCCGGACGACGGTGTCCGCGGTGGACGACCACGACGAACGCGCCACGCGCGCCGTCGAACTGATCGCCCGTCATGTGGACGCGTACCCCGCGCACGTGAGGTTCATCGCCCGCGAGCGCCACGGCGGGGTGCAGCCGGTGCGCGAGGCGATCCGGGAGCAACTGGCCCGGTTCACCGAGGAGGTGAGGACCGAGCTGGCCAAGGACCGGGAGTCGGAGGGCTGGAGCGACGACGACCTGCTGATGCTCGCCGGTCTCTACGTCGACCAGATGCTCGTCACCGCCTCGCAGTTCCTGGAGACCCTGGACGCCCCGGAGGAGGAGCGCCGGCGCGTCACCCGGCTCGCCATCCGCCGGCTCCGGCTGATCGGCCTCGGCCGCGCGCACTGGCGGGACGGAACCGCCCCGTGA
- a CDS encoding cysteine desulfurase family protein yields the protein MAYLDHAATTPMLPEAAEALTAHLGVTGNASSLHASGRRARRTVEEARETLAEALGARPSEVVFTSGGTEADNLAVKGLYWSRRAADDRRTRVLASPVEHHAVLDAVHWLGEHEGAVVEYLPVDAYGRVHPDALREAIARDPDDVALATVMWANNEIGTVLPVRELAAVAAEFGVPLHADAVQAVGQLPVDFGTSGLAAMTVSGHKIGGPYGIGALLLGREHSPVPVLHGGGQERHVRSGTLDVPAIASFAVAARHAAEHRERFAREIGALRDDLVTAVRAAVPDAILGGDPVDRLPANAHFTFPGCEGDSLLLLLDAQGIECSTGSACTAGVAQPSHVLLATGTDPDLARGTLRFSLGHTSTAADVEAVAKAIGPAVERARAAGLT from the coding sequence ATGGCATACCTCGACCACGCCGCGACCACCCCGATGCTCCCGGAGGCGGCAGAGGCACTGACCGCCCATCTGGGCGTCACGGGCAACGCCTCCTCCCTGCACGCGTCCGGCAGACGGGCCCGCCGCACCGTCGAGGAAGCCCGCGAGACCCTCGCCGAGGCCCTGGGCGCCCGCCCCAGCGAGGTGGTCTTCACCTCCGGCGGCACCGAGGCGGACAACCTCGCCGTCAAGGGCCTGTACTGGTCCCGGCGCGCCGCCGACGACCGCCGCACCCGCGTCCTCGCCAGCCCGGTCGAGCACCACGCGGTCCTCGACGCGGTCCACTGGCTCGGCGAACACGAGGGCGCCGTGGTCGAGTACCTGCCCGTCGACGCCTACGGCCGGGTCCACCCCGACGCGCTGCGCGAGGCCATCGCCCGCGACCCGGACGACGTCGCCCTCGCCACCGTGATGTGGGCCAACAACGAGATCGGCACCGTCCTGCCGGTGCGCGAACTCGCCGCCGTCGCGGCCGAGTTCGGCGTCCCGCTGCACGCCGACGCGGTCCAGGCGGTCGGCCAGCTCCCGGTCGACTTCGGCACCTCGGGCCTCGCCGCGATGACCGTGTCCGGCCACAAGATCGGCGGCCCGTACGGCATCGGCGCGCTGCTGCTGGGCCGCGAGCACAGTCCCGTACCGGTGCTGCACGGCGGCGGCCAGGAACGGCACGTGCGCTCCGGCACCCTCGACGTCCCCGCCATCGCCTCCTTCGCCGTCGCCGCCCGGCACGCCGCCGAGCACCGCGAGCGCTTCGCCCGCGAGATCGGCGCCCTGCGCGACGACCTGGTCACGGCGGTCCGTGCGGCGGTCCCGGACGCGATCCTCGGCGGCGACCCGGTCGACCGGCTCCCGGCCAACGCCCACTTCACCTTCCCCGGCTGCGAGGGCGACTCCCTGCTGCTGCTCCTCGACGCGCAGGGCATCGAGTGCTCCACCGGATCCGCCTGCACCGCCGGCGTCGCCCAGCCCAGCCATGTCCTGCTCGCCACCGGCACCGACCCGGACCTGGCCCGCGGCACCCTGCGCTTCTCGCTCGGCCACACGTCCACCGCGGCCGACGTGGAGGCGGTCGCCAAGGCGATCGGGCCGGCGGTGGAGCGGGCGCGCGCGGCGGGGCTGACGTAG
- a CDS encoding SDR family oxidoreductase: protein MAGMATHVITGAGSGIGAAVARRLHARGDELVLHARDAARAKELAAEFPGARTLVGDLSDPDRLSWAFSHQSLPDRVDSLLHIAGVVDLGRVGDLSVKSWRHQLNVNLIAPAELTRHFLPQLRAARGHVLFVNSGAGLNAHAEWSAYAASKHGLKALADSLRHEEHANGVRVTTVYPGRTASPMQAKVHQQEGKEYDPARWIDPESVATTVLMCLDLPRDAEVNDLTVRPGR, encoded by the coding sequence ATGGCGGGCATGGCTACACATGTGATCACCGGAGCGGGTTCCGGCATCGGCGCGGCCGTCGCCCGCCGTCTGCACGCGCGCGGGGACGAACTGGTCCTGCACGCGCGGGACGCCGCCCGTGCCAAGGAGCTGGCCGCCGAGTTCCCCGGCGCGCGCACCCTGGTCGGCGACCTCTCCGACCCCGACAGGCTGAGCTGGGCCTTCTCCCACCAGTCGCTCCCGGACCGGGTGGACTCGCTGCTGCACATCGCGGGCGTCGTCGACCTGGGCCGGGTCGGCGACCTGAGCGTGAAGTCCTGGCGCCACCAGCTCAACGTCAACCTCATCGCCCCGGCCGAGCTGACCCGCCACTTCCTGCCCCAGCTGCGGGCCGCGCGCGGCCACGTCCTCTTCGTCAACTCCGGCGCCGGCCTGAACGCCCACGCCGAGTGGTCCGCGTACGCCGCCTCCAAGCACGGTCTGAAGGCCCTCGCGGACTCCCTGCGCCACGAGGAGCACGCGAACGGCGTGCGGGTCACCACCGTCTACCCGGGCCGCACCGCCAGCCCCATGCAGGCCAAGGTGCACCAGCAGGAGGGCAAGGAGTACGACCCGGCGCGCTGGATCGACCCGGAGTCGGTCGCCACGACCGTCCTGATGTGCCTCGACCTGCCGAGGGACGCCGAGGTCAACGACCTCACGGTGCGACCGGGGCGCTGA